One window of the Neorickettsia findlayensis genome contains the following:
- the nrdR gene encoding transcriptional regulator NrdR has translation MKCPFCGNRDTNVRDSRSVNKGAFIKRRRFCGECGAKFTTSETIQLKEIKVIKKNGSCESFDREKAVRSVEIALRKRPVTRERVDELMNCVIYKIERIHDTKITAKLIGELIMEQLATLDKVAFIRFASVYMNFENEEDFIRVIGSITS, from the coding sequence ATGAAATGTCCATTCTGTGGTAATCGAGATACTAATGTCAGAGACTCACGTTCTGTGAATAAAGGTGCCTTCATAAAAAGAAGGCGTTTTTGTGGTGAATGTGGTGCTAAGTTTACTACTTCTGAAACTATACAACTTAAAGAAATAAAGGTTATTAAAAAGAACGGTAGTTGTGAAAGTTTCGACAGAGAAAAAGCGGTGCGTTCGGTGGAAATCGCATTACGTAAAAGACCTGTTACACGGGAAAGAGTAGATGAATTAATGAATTGCGTCATTTACAAGATTGAACGCATTCATGATACAAAGATCACTGCAAAGCTTATTGGGGAACTGATTATGGAGCAGCTTGCTACTCTCGACAAAGTTGCTTTTATTCGGTTTGCGTCTGTTTATATGAACTTTGAGAACGAAGAAGATTTTATTCGGGTAATAGGCAGTATCACTTCCTAG
- a CDS encoding TatD family hydrolase — protein MIFDSHCHLLFYKKEEIKDIVEEAKRNGIGVLHNIATKLSEVEDLLSLSDQLSNVYCSVGVHPNHVAECESLRETLISLAKHEKVISIGETGLDYHYDYTTKEAQQESFREHIRAALESNLPLIVHSRNAETDTAHILETELSNSKTSVILHSFASSRELFEAAIRNSWYVSFSGIVTFKNATEVQKIASEVPLERMLIETDAPYLSPVPFRGKTNYPSYVVHVLKYISKLRGIESEELSTKLMENFLRAFPKIVRPT, from the coding sequence ATGATTTTTGATTCGCATTGCCATCTCCTTTTCTACAAAAAAGAAGAAATAAAAGATATCGTCGAAGAGGCAAAAAGAAACGGCATAGGAGTCTTGCATAATATCGCAACCAAGTTAAGTGAAGTTGAAGATCTGCTTTCACTTTCTGACCAACTCTCCAATGTCTACTGCTCAGTAGGTGTACACCCAAATCACGTCGCAGAATGTGAATCCCTAAGAGAAACACTCATATCATTGGCAAAACACGAAAAAGTGATAAGCATAGGTGAAACAGGATTAGATTACCATTACGACTACACTACCAAAGAGGCTCAGCAGGAATCATTTAGAGAGCATATAAGGGCAGCATTGGAATCAAACCTACCACTGATAGTGCATTCGAGAAATGCTGAAACTGATACAGCACATATACTGGAAACTGAGTTGAGCAATAGTAAAACATCAGTAATCCTGCACAGTTTCGCTTCATCTAGAGAACTTTTCGAAGCGGCAATAAGAAATTCTTGGTACGTATCATTTTCTGGAATCGTAACATTTAAAAACGCTACAGAAGTACAAAAAATAGCCTCTGAAGTACCACTAGAGAGGATGCTCATAGAAACCGATGCACCGTATCTTTCTCCTGTCCCGTTTAGAGGCAAAACAAACTATCCCTCGTATGTTGTGCACGTACTGAAGTACATAAGCAAACTTAGAGGCATTGAAAGTGAGGAATTGTCGACAAAGCTAATGGAGAATTTCCTCAGGGCATTTCCAAAGATCGTTCGACCAACATGA
- a CDS encoding Tim44/TimA family putative adaptor protein, which produces MELILYAILVFFIFNRLYASFGRISVERELGFRAAEVKEILEKKVKTVDQFTYVAPSDLQDIVSAKKEIESLWKQDFSTDRFMEGAERAFEMFTKAFADCDLKVLSKLLSKKAFSVVSEKVAQRKIRGNTLERTLVALRSKNLIKLNVIKGVLYATVRFVSEQINVVRDDTGHILSGDRDTIEVIEDKWVFERSLKSPHNSWVVCEFS; this is translated from the coding sequence ATGGAGTTGATATTGTACGCGATATTGGTTTTTTTTATCTTTAACAGGCTTTATGCATCTTTTGGTAGGATCTCTGTCGAACGCGAGCTTGGTTTTAGGGCCGCGGAAGTAAAAGAAATTCTCGAAAAAAAGGTTAAGACGGTCGATCAATTTACTTATGTTGCTCCAAGTGATCTTCAGGATATTGTGTCTGCGAAAAAAGAGATCGAATCTTTATGGAAACAAGATTTTTCAACAGATCGATTTATGGAAGGAGCTGAGCGTGCTTTTGAAATGTTCACGAAGGCTTTTGCTGATTGCGACCTAAAGGTTTTATCAAAGTTGCTTTCCAAAAAAGCCTTTAGCGTTGTCTCCGAGAAAGTAGCACAGCGCAAGATCCGTGGTAATACTCTTGAGAGGACTTTAGTTGCTTTGCGGTCGAAGAATTTGATTAAGCTTAATGTGATAAAAGGTGTTTTGTACGCGACCGTACGGTTTGTTTCCGAGCAAATTAATGTTGTACGCGATGATACTGGGCACATACTGTCTGGGGACCGCGACACAATAGAAGTAATAGAGGATAAATGGGTATTTGAAAGATCATTGAAGTCGCCCCACAATAGCTGGGTTGTATGCGAGTTTTCCTAG
- the secB gene encoding protein-export chaperone SecB, which translates to MPNKDEITNDDVQSDHEENLPLARPEGQFMKSIALDTPNSPEVFSIMKNPPEVDVQCNIDSRTIDERNDIYEVVLDLKTEARIKDKDSSDEARVAFVCKLKYCGVFTIKNLTQEQLRQTLLVEAPTLLFPFARRIIATATTDAGFPPLMLAPINFAQKYAESQKS; encoded by the coding sequence ATGCCCAACAAAGACGAAATTACCAACGACGATGTGCAATCTGATCACGAAGAAAACCTCCCATTAGCACGACCTGAGGGTCAATTCATGAAGTCAATAGCTCTCGATACACCTAACTCTCCGGAAGTGTTTAGTATCATGAAAAATCCTCCGGAAGTCGATGTGCAGTGCAATATAGACAGCAGAACAATAGATGAGAGAAACGATATATATGAGGTGGTCCTTGATTTAAAAACTGAAGCGCGCATAAAAGATAAGGACTCTTCAGATGAAGCACGGGTTGCGTTCGTTTGTAAGTTGAAGTACTGCGGTGTCTTTACGATAAAGAATCTCACTCAGGAACAACTGAGGCAGACATTACTTGTCGAGGCACCTACGTTGCTTTTCCCGTTTGCAAGAAGAATCATAGCTACAGCGACAACTGATGCAGGTTTTCCACCTCTAATGCTTGCACCTATAAACTTTGCTCAAAAATACGCTGAGAGTCAAAAGAGTTAA
- the rsmA gene encoding 16S rRNA (adenine(1518)-N(6)/adenine(1519)-N(6))-dimethyltransferase RsmA translates to MRRYNKLLGQHFIYDKKLLDKIVDTATSVKGEYIFEVGAGLGTLSAAILLREPASLISVEKDKRFAEPLSSLMKQYKNYKYTLGDALLIRLSDLYKQEKVTIIANLPYNIATHLLLSWINEVEYVREMVLMFQKEVADRICAQPKNKNYGALSVLVQLKCKVEPQFTLAPEIFTPPPKVTSTVMKLTPLEEKWPQNKSVLEKILIECFSQRRKMIKKSLSRVFKDPGALHSALAQVGASPEMRIEELNPEQLSKLSCIADIN, encoded by the coding sequence GTGCGACGATACAACAAACTGCTTGGACAGCACTTTATCTACGACAAGAAATTGCTCGACAAAATAGTCGACACGGCAACCTCAGTAAAGGGTGAATACATCTTCGAAGTAGGTGCTGGACTAGGGACATTGTCTGCCGCAATACTTCTTAGAGAACCAGCTTCACTCATATCAGTCGAGAAAGATAAGAGATTTGCAGAGCCACTATCTTCCCTAATGAAACAGTATAAGAACTATAAATACACTTTAGGTGATGCTTTACTCATTCGACTAAGCGATTTGTATAAACAAGAAAAGGTCACCATAATTGCAAATTTGCCGTACAACATTGCGACACATCTATTGCTAAGCTGGATAAATGAAGTAGAGTACGTCCGTGAGATGGTACTAATGTTTCAAAAAGAAGTGGCAGACCGTATCTGTGCGCAACCTAAAAACAAAAACTATGGCGCTCTGTCTGTTTTGGTGCAACTCAAATGCAAAGTAGAACCACAATTTACGCTTGCGCCAGAAATTTTTACACCACCACCAAAGGTAACATCTACCGTTATGAAGCTTACGCCACTAGAAGAAAAATGGCCCCAAAATAAATCTGTTTTAGAAAAGATCCTGATAGAATGTTTTTCTCAACGAAGGAAAATGATCAAAAAAAGCCTATCGAGAGTTTTTAAAGATCCCGGAGCATTACATTCAGCGCTAGCGCAAGTAGGAGCTAGTCCTGAAATGAGAATAGAAGAACTTAACCCCGAGCAACTTTCCAAGCTTTCTTGTATAGCGGATATAAACTAA
- a CDS encoding ATP-dependent helicase encodes MNLNYEQRLAVETVNGPVLILAGAGTGKTKTLVHRIAHLIKSGYAHPNQIMAVTFANKAANEMIQRINEIVGEMKFHWIGTFHAAAAKILRIEAEKLGFKPDFTILDVDDQVRMLQKVAQEKKIETDKALLKKYLSLISAWKDKAFTPSRVRFNNAANTWFEKQALSIYDAYQEKLKENNSMDFGDLLMHNVTLFNKDAETLEKYKEKFRYIMVDEYQDTNLCQYLWLRLLAQKHSNICCVGDDDQSIYGWRGAEVGNILRFAKDFEGAKVIKLEQNYRSTNKILTAAHNIIKNNQSRLTKKLWTAYPSGEEIQIVTYIDSEQEARAIIRKIKERKLVCPYSDTAILVRAGFQTRAFEEAAIHENVPYRVVGGLKFYERKEVRDIIAYLRLVTNPNDNLAFERIINTPKRGLGQASMNKIYNYSLEQGCSMFEAARKLEENEKLKSTALLTFVKQVKKWQEDSLNHSLHDLLKKITLESGYISALKEQDESRIENVDELFRVIQEFDNATDFLQHVSLLTESDTQTNNSDAVNVMTLHASKGLEFEQVFLPGWEDGTFPHARSLFSTEQIEEERRLAYVGITRAKRFLTITSANRRLIRNSWQNTVKSRFILELAEK; translated from the coding sequence ATGAATCTGAACTATGAGCAAAGACTTGCCGTAGAAACCGTAAATGGTCCTGTCTTGATACTTGCTGGTGCTGGAACAGGCAAGACAAAGACGTTGGTACATAGAATAGCCCACTTGATTAAGTCAGGGTATGCGCACCCAAATCAAATTATGGCCGTTACCTTCGCGAATAAAGCTGCAAATGAAATGATCCAGCGCATCAACGAGATCGTTGGAGAAATGAAGTTCCACTGGATTGGAACATTTCATGCAGCAGCAGCTAAGATCCTAAGAATAGAAGCGGAAAAACTTGGTTTTAAACCTGACTTTACAATACTAGACGTAGATGACCAAGTCAGAATGCTTCAGAAAGTTGCACAAGAAAAGAAAATCGAAACAGATAAAGCTCTACTCAAGAAGTACCTAAGCCTGATCTCGGCATGGAAAGATAAAGCCTTCACTCCAAGTAGGGTGAGATTCAACAATGCGGCAAACACATGGTTTGAAAAGCAAGCACTCTCTATATACGATGCTTACCAAGAAAAACTAAAGGAAAACAATAGCATGGACTTTGGGGATTTGCTCATGCACAACGTTACCCTTTTCAACAAAGACGCGGAAACTTTAGAAAAATACAAAGAAAAATTCAGATACATCATGGTGGATGAGTATCAAGATACGAATTTATGTCAATATCTATGGCTGAGGCTATTAGCACAGAAGCACTCAAACATCTGTTGCGTTGGGGACGATGATCAATCAATTTATGGGTGGCGCGGCGCAGAAGTAGGTAACATCCTGAGGTTCGCAAAAGATTTTGAAGGAGCAAAAGTTATCAAGCTGGAACAAAATTATCGCTCGACGAATAAAATTCTCACTGCCGCGCACAATATCATAAAAAATAATCAGTCCAGACTAACAAAAAAGCTTTGGACAGCATACCCGAGTGGTGAGGAAATACAGATTGTTACTTACATAGACAGCGAACAGGAAGCAAGAGCAATTATCAGAAAGATAAAGGAAAGAAAATTAGTGTGTCCCTACAGCGATACGGCAATCCTTGTTAGGGCAGGTTTTCAGACGAGAGCCTTCGAGGAAGCAGCCATTCACGAAAACGTTCCCTACCGCGTCGTGGGAGGACTAAAGTTCTACGAGAGAAAAGAAGTAAGAGATATTATTGCTTATTTAAGACTCGTTACCAATCCAAATGATAACCTAGCCTTTGAAAGAATAATAAACACTCCAAAAAGGGGTCTAGGGCAAGCATCCATGAACAAGATATATAACTACTCACTTGAACAAGGTTGCTCGATGTTTGAAGCAGCTAGAAAACTTGAGGAAAACGAAAAACTTAAAAGCACAGCGCTTCTGACATTTGTGAAACAAGTTAAAAAATGGCAAGAAGACTCTCTTAATCACAGTTTGCATGACTTGCTAAAAAAAATTACACTGGAATCCGGGTACATATCCGCATTAAAGGAGCAGGACGAGAGCAGGATTGAAAACGTTGACGAACTTTTCAGGGTAATCCAGGAATTCGACAATGCCACAGATTTTTTACAACATGTGTCACTTTTGACAGAAAGCGATACACAAACAAATAATAGCGATGCTGTCAATGTGATGACCTTGCATGCTTCTAAAGGACTAGAATTTGAACAAGTATTTCTTCCAGGCTGGGAAGATGGAACGTTTCCGCATGCAAGATCACTATTTAGTACTGAGCAAATTGAGGAAGAGCGTCGTTTAGCCTATGTGGGAATAACAAGGGCTAAGAGGTTTTTGACAATAACGAGCGCTAATCGAAGGCTAATAAGAAACTCTTGGCAAAACACTGTAAAATCGAGATTCATATTAGAGTTAGCAGAAAAATAA